In Brachypodium distachyon strain Bd21 chromosome 2, Brachypodium_distachyon_v3.0, whole genome shotgun sequence, one genomic interval encodes:
- the LOC100824066 gene encoding probable serine/threonine-protein kinase PBL25, with translation MNCFLCFKPEKKMALRRMEWAGPVANTATSMGSGAPLQESESKEQSSELRANGEPAESSSTAKAAKAFTFRELATATKNFRFDCLIGEGGFGKVYKGQLENGQVVAVKQLDLNGFQGNREFLVEVLMLSLLHHPNLVSLVGYCADGEQRLLVYEYMPLGSLADHLLDLTSDQIPLSWHKRMKIAHGTAKGLEYLHEKANPPVIYRDLKSPNILLDEEYNPKLSDFGLAKLGPVGEKTHISTRVMGTYGYCAPEYIKTGQLTIKTDVYSFGVFLLELITGKRAVDSARPGRDQILINWAKPMIRDRRRYHELVDPLLRGEYAERDLSQAVGVAAMCLEEEDSVRPYMSDAVVALGFLAEAPSGCEETTSTVPQNKLVEDHSLTDSIKPDESTFDRQRAVAEAIEWGAMRHKQKAQIQGKTTQSQCITDPTEPERM, from the exons AATCGAAAGAGCAATCATCTGAATTAAGAGCAAACGGTGAACCTGCCGAAAGTTCTTCCACGGCCAAAGCTGCAAAAGCATTCACGTTCCGTGAGCTAGCAACAGCCACCAAGAACTTCCGCTTTGACTGCCTTATTGGAGAAGGGGGCTTTGGCAAGGTCTACAAGGGCCAGCTTGAAAATGGCCAG GTTGTAGCTGTCAAGCAACTAGACCTGAATGGATTTCAAGGCAACAGAGAGTTCCTAGTTGAAGTCTTGATGCTTAGCCTCTTGCACCATCCGAACCTCGTCAGCTTGGTAGGCTATTGCGCAGACGGAGAACAAAGGCTACTGGTGTACGAGTACATGCCCCTTGGTTCGCTTGCAGACCACCTGCTGG ATCTCACTTCTGACCAAATACCACTGAGCTGGCATAAAAGGATGAAGATTGCTCACGGAACCGCCAAGGGGCTCGAATACCTCCATGAGAAGGCGAACCCGCCGGTCATCTATCGTGATCTCAAGTCCCCCAACATCCTTCTTGATGAAGAATACAACCCTAAACTCTCAGACTTTGGGCTCGCAAAGCTCGGCCCTGTTGGGGAAAAGACACACATCTCAACTCGGGTGATGGGCACATATGGGTACTGCGCTCCAGAATACATAAAAACAGGCCAGCTAACTATCAAGACTGATGTTTacagttttggggttttcCTACTTGAGTTGATCACGGGAAAAAGAGCTGTCGATTCCGCTAGACCAGGACGTGATCAAATCTTGATTAACTGG GCAAAACCCATGATCAGGGATAGGAGGAGGTACCATGAGCTAGTAGACCCTCTTCTTAGAGGTGAATACGCAGAAAGAGATTTGAGCCAGGCGGTGGGTGTGGCAGCAATGTGCCTAGAGGAGGAAGACTCTGTTCGGCCATACATGAGTGACGCTGTTGTCGCACTGGGGTTCCTAGCAGAAGCGCCTTCTGGCTGTGAAGAGACGACTAGTACTGTACCCCAAAACAAACTGGTTGAAGATCACTCATTAACTGATAGCATTAAGCCAGATGAGAGCACATTTGATCGTCAACGAGCTGTTGCTGAAGCCATCGAGTGGGGCGCCATGAGGCACAAACAGAAAGCTCAAATTCAAGGGAAGACAACTCAATCTCAATGCATTACAGATCCTACTGAACCCGAGAGGATGTAA